Proteins from a single region of Mailhella massiliensis:
- the metA gene encoding homoserine O-acetyltransferase MetA: MPIMIPNELPAVKTLNQENIFVITETRALTQDIRPLKILLLNLMPTKIATETQLSRLLGNTPLQVELELIHTTSHESKNTPRSHLLSFYKTFEDVSANYYDGMIITGAPVELMPFEEVEYWQELCEIMEWSKTHVHSTFHICWGAQAGLYYHYGIQKKLLPKKISGIYPHQVDHAGSILFRGFDDVFMVPHSRNTTVDRADVEKEPALKILASSPVAGLYAISTDSGRQIFITGHSEYDADTLHREYTRDLAAGINPEIPENYYPNDDPSLAPRMTWRAHAHLLYANWLNYFVYQSTPYDLAELEKQTRRNA, encoded by the coding sequence ATGCCCATCATGATTCCCAATGAACTTCCTGCGGTAAAAACGCTGAATCAGGAAAATATCTTCGTCATTACCGAAACACGCGCCCTCACGCAGGACATCCGCCCGCTGAAGATACTCCTGCTCAACCTCATGCCTACCAAAATAGCCACGGAAACACAGCTCTCCCGCCTGCTGGGCAACACTCCCCTTCAAGTGGAACTTGAACTCATCCATACCACCAGCCATGAGTCCAAGAACACTCCGCGCAGTCACCTGCTTTCCTTCTACAAAACCTTTGAGGATGTAAGCGCGAACTACTACGACGGCATGATCATCACCGGCGCTCCCGTGGAACTCATGCCCTTCGAGGAAGTGGAATACTGGCAGGAGCTTTGCGAAATCATGGAATGGAGCAAAACCCACGTTCACAGCACCTTCCATATCTGCTGGGGCGCTCAGGCCGGACTGTACTACCACTACGGCATTCAGAAAAAGCTTCTGCCCAAAAAGATTTCCGGCATTTATCCCCATCAGGTGGACCATGCGGGTTCCATTCTCTTCCGGGGCTTCGACGACGTGTTCATGGTTCCCCACTCCCGCAATACCACCGTGGACCGGGCCGATGTGGAAAAGGAGCCGGCACTCAAGATACTCGCCTCCTCTCCCGTAGCCGGGCTGTACGCCATATCCACCGACAGCGGCAGGCAGATCTTCATTACCGGGCACTCCGAATATGACGCCGACACCCTGCACAGGGAATACACCCGTGACCTTGCCGCCGGCATCAATCCCGAAATACCGGAAAACTACTATCCCAACGACGACCCCAGCCTTGCCCCGCGCATGACCTGGCGCGCCCATGCCCATCTGCTCTACGCCAACTGGCTCAACTACTTCGTCTATCAGTCCACGCCCTATGATCTTGCGGAACTGGAGAAGCAGACCCGCAGAAACGCATAG
- a CDS encoding O-acetylhomoserine aminocarboxypropyltransferase/cysteine synthase family protein, whose translation MSKHIDTTCVQGGYTPGNGEPRQIPIIQSTTFKYNTSEDMGKLFDLEASGYFYTRLQNPTNDYVAAKIAELEGGTAAMLTSSGQAASFFSVFNLASAGDHVVASSTIYGGTYNLFAVTMKRMGIDFTFVTPDCSDEELEAAFRPNTKAVFGETIANPALVVLDIERFAKAAHDHGVPLIIDNTFATPVNCRPIEWGADIVVHSTTKYMDGHGAAVGGCIVDSGKFDWMAHADKFPGLCTPDESYHGITYATKFGNAGAYITKATAQLMRDFGSIQSPQNAFLLNIGLESLHVRMARHCANGLAVAKFLSEHDLVDWVRYPELPGDKYYDLARKYLPNGSCGVVSFGVKGGRKAAENFMKHLRLAAIETHVADARTCCLHPANATHRQMNDEELKKCGIPPELVRFSCGIENAEDLIADIDQALASNR comes from the coding sequence ATGAGCAAGCATATCGACACCACCTGCGTACAGGGCGGATACACCCCCGGCAACGGCGAACCCCGGCAGATTCCCATCATCCAGAGCACCACGTTCAAGTACAACACCAGCGAGGATATGGGAAAGCTGTTCGACCTTGAGGCCAGCGGCTACTTCTACACCCGTCTGCAGAACCCCACCAACGACTATGTGGCCGCCAAGATAGCCGAGCTTGAAGGCGGCACCGCCGCCATGCTCACTTCCTCCGGGCAGGCCGCCTCGTTCTTCAGCGTGTTCAACCTGGCGAGCGCGGGCGACCATGTGGTGGCCTCCTCCACCATTTACGGCGGCACCTACAACCTCTTCGCCGTCACCATGAAGCGCATGGGCATCGACTTCACCTTCGTCACGCCCGACTGCTCCGACGAGGAACTGGAAGCCGCCTTCCGCCCCAACACCAAGGCCGTGTTCGGTGAAACCATCGCCAACCCCGCGCTTGTCGTGCTCGACATCGAGCGCTTCGCCAAGGCCGCGCATGATCACGGCGTGCCGCTCATCATCGACAACACCTTCGCCACGCCCGTGAACTGCCGCCCCATCGAATGGGGCGCCGACATCGTGGTGCATTCCACCACCAAGTACATGGACGGTCACGGCGCTGCCGTGGGCGGCTGCATCGTGGATTCCGGCAAGTTCGACTGGATGGCCCACGCCGACAAGTTCCCCGGTCTCTGCACGCCCGATGAAAGCTATCACGGCATCACCTATGCCACCAAGTTCGGCAATGCCGGCGCGTACATCACCAAGGCCACGGCCCAGCTCATGCGCGACTTCGGCTCCATCCAGTCCCCGCAGAACGCTTTTCTGCTGAACATCGGTCTGGAAAGCCTGCATGTGCGTATGGCCCGCCACTGCGCCAACGGCCTCGCCGTGGCGAAGTTCCTCAGCGAACATGACCTGGTGGACTGGGTGCGCTACCCTGAACTTCCCGGCGACAAGTACTACGATCTTGCCAGGAAGTACCTGCCCAACGGCTCCTGCGGCGTGGTGAGCTTCGGCGTGAAGGGCGGCCGCAAGGCTGCGGAAAACTTCATGAAGCACCTGCGTCTTGCCGCCATTGAAACCCATGTGGCCGATGCCCGTACCTGCTGCCTGCACCCGGCCAACGCCACGCATCGTCAGATGAACGACGAAGAACTGAAAAAGTGCGGCATTCCGCCGGAACTCGTGCGCTTCTCCTGCGGTATTGAAAACGCCGAAGACCTCATCGCCGACATCGATCAGGCCCTCGCCTCCAACCGCTGA